From Neobacillus sp. PS2-9, the proteins below share one genomic window:
- the ilvA gene encoding threonine ammonia-lyase IlvA yields MNQQVDKKAFNVEDIIIASHTIKDVISPTPLQYNHLLSERYDCLVYLKREDLQSVRSFKIRGAYNRIKKLSGEELQNGIICASAGNHAQGVAYSCHLLKINGKIFMPSTTPKQKVNQVKFWGKDSVEIVLVGDTFDDAYEKAIECGQNENRTFIHPFDDYDVIAGQGTVAVELLNDCPEKIDYLFAAIGGGGLLAGVGTYLRHYSPQTKLIGVEPQGAPGMKESILKGEVTKLQEIDSFVDGAAVKTVGTKTFTICKDIVDDITVVPEGKVCTTLLALYNENAIVVEPTGALSIAALDTYADQIKGKTVVCIVSGGNNDIGRMQEIKERSKLYEGLQHYFIVQFPQRPGALREFLFDVLGPNDDISHFEYTKKNNRETGPALVGIELKDKEDYFPLIERIKTKGFIYREVNNDSTLFQMLV; encoded by the coding sequence ATGAATCAACAAGTCGATAAAAAAGCGTTTAATGTGGAGGACATCATTATTGCCAGCCATACCATCAAGGATGTGATTTCACCAACTCCATTGCAGTATAATCATTTACTTTCTGAGCGGTATGACTGCCTTGTGTATTTAAAGAGGGAAGATTTGCAAAGTGTCCGATCATTTAAAATTCGTGGCGCTTACAACCGCATTAAAAAATTAAGTGGGGAAGAACTTCAAAACGGGATTATCTGTGCAAGTGCAGGAAATCATGCACAAGGTGTTGCTTACTCCTGCCATCTGTTAAAAATCAACGGAAAAATCTTTATGCCGAGTACGACGCCTAAGCAAAAGGTGAACCAGGTAAAGTTTTGGGGAAAGGACAGTGTAGAGATTGTCCTTGTGGGGGATACCTTTGATGATGCTTATGAGAAAGCTATAGAATGTGGTCAGAATGAAAACCGAACTTTTATTCATCCTTTTGATGATTATGATGTGATTGCCGGTCAAGGAACCGTTGCTGTTGAATTGTTAAATGATTGTCCTGAAAAGATTGATTATCTGTTTGCGGCAATCGGTGGCGGTGGCCTCCTTGCCGGAGTGGGTACGTACTTAAGACACTACTCCCCTCAAACAAAATTAATCGGCGTCGAACCTCAAGGTGCACCAGGGATGAAGGAATCCATTTTAAAAGGAGAAGTAACGAAACTCCAAGAAATCGATTCATTTGTCGATGGTGCTGCAGTAAAAACAGTTGGTACAAAAACCTTTACTATTTGTAAGGATATTGTAGACGATATTACGGTCGTTCCCGAAGGAAAGGTTTGTACGACGCTTTTAGCCCTCTATAATGAGAATGCCATTGTCGTTGAACCAACCGGTGCGCTTTCCATTGCAGCCCTAGATACATATGCAGATCAAATAAAGGGGAAAACAGTCGTTTGTATCGTAAGTGGAGGCAACAATGATATTGGAAGGATGCAAGAAATTAAAGAGCGCTCTAAGCTATACGAAGGACTACAGCATTATTTTATCGTTCAGTTTCCACAGCGCCCTGGTGCATTACGGGAATTCCTATTTGATGTACTTGGACCGAATGACGATATCAGCCATTTTGAGTATACGAAAAAGAACAATAGGGAAACGGGACCTGCCTTGGTAGGGATTGAACTGAAGGATAAAGAAGATTACTTCCCATTAATTGAAAGAATCAAGACAAAAGGCTTCATTTACAGAGAAGTGAACAATGATAGTACGTTGTTTCAAATGCTGGTATAG
- a CDS encoding gamma carbonic anhydrase family protein has translation MMIPYKGVSPTVHDSVFVAPGAYIIGNVEIGKESTVWFNAVLRGDDGPIIVGERCSIQDNSTIHLYEGFPVIIEDDVTVGHNVILHGCKIGKGSIIGMGSTLLDNVEVGEECIIGANTLLAGGIKIPPRSLVLGSPGKVVRELTEKDLQMLQMSSEHYVQKGKEFMEILK, from the coding sequence ATGATGATTCCGTACAAAGGAGTTTCACCTACTGTTCATGATTCTGTCTTTGTTGCACCTGGGGCGTATATCATTGGGAATGTTGAGATTGGAAAAGAATCAACGGTTTGGTTTAATGCCGTCTTACGAGGGGATGATGGCCCAATTATCGTGGGTGAACGATGCAGTATTCAAGATAATTCTACTATTCATTTATATGAGGGTTTCCCCGTGATTATTGAGGATGATGTAACGGTCGGTCACAATGTTATTTTACATGGATGTAAAATTGGGAAGGGTTCGATTATTGGAATGGGTTCCACGTTATTGGACAACGTCGAGGTTGGCGAGGAATGTATAATTGGCGCTAATACTTTACTCGCAGGAGGAATTAAAATACCTCCTCGCTCCCTCGTTCTAGGCTCGCCAGGTAAAGTCGTTAGAGAACTAACTGAAAAAGACCTGCAGATGCTGCAAATGTCCAGTGAACACTATGTGCAAAAAGGGAAAGAATTTATGGAGATACTAAAATAA
- a CDS encoding ABC transporter permease codes for MQPTIKRIIFFVALVVFWQVGVSVSGVSPSVMPSPTDVLEALVKGFSDKTLIYDILASFRRLFIGLSISIVLGLGLGILLAKNKTADETLGTLILALQSVPSIVWLPIAIMWFGLNETSVIFIVILGATLVMTINMRIGIKNVPPLYIRAAQTMGSGGVGLFTSVIFPASIPYAVTGARLGWAFAWRALMAGEILSTGPGLGYTLKYASDFGNMSMVIAIMIIIGVIGTVVDIVFFQRVEKNVIRRWGLETTN; via the coding sequence ATGCAGCCAACAATTAAACGTATTATCTTTTTTGTAGCCTTAGTTGTGTTCTGGCAGGTGGGCGTATCAGTGAGTGGTGTTTCACCCTCTGTTATGCCGTCACCAACGGATGTTCTAGAGGCGTTAGTTAAGGGCTTTTCTGATAAAACATTAATCTATGATATTTTAGCGAGCTTCCGCCGCTTATTCATTGGTTTAAGTATATCGATTGTTCTAGGCTTAGGTCTGGGCATTCTGTTAGCAAAAAATAAAACCGCGGATGAAACGTTAGGTACACTAATTTTAGCATTACAGAGTGTACCAAGTATTGTTTGGTTACCAATTGCAATCATGTGGTTCGGTCTGAATGAAACATCGGTCATTTTTATCGTAATCCTTGGTGCTACGCTCGTCATGACGATTAATATGAGAATTGGGATTAAAAATGTGCCGCCTCTTTATATACGAGCAGCACAAACGATGGGTTCTGGTGGGGTCGGTCTCTTTACAAGTGTGATTTTTCCAGCCTCCATCCCTTACGCTGTAACGGGAGCAAGACTTGGGTGGGCATTTGCCTGGCGTGCACTTATGGCGGGTGAAATCCTAAGCACAGGACCTGGATTAGGATATACGCTGAAATACGCTTCAGATTTTGGGAATATGAGTATGGTTATTGCGATTATGATTATCATTGGTGTCATTGGCACCGTGGTTGATATTGTTTTCTTCCAACGGGTGGAAAAAAATGTTATTCGCCGTTGGGGTTTAGAAACAACTAATTAA
- a CDS encoding SCO family protein: MKRILFLLLCVIVLSACSKEEKKVENDFPLHMKVGNFEGINQAGEEFSFSKLKGKVWVADFMFTNCDTVCSPMTANMAELQRHLAAEDIDAHLVSFSIDPENDQPGVLKEYASGVGANFSNWDLVTGYKQEFIESFANKSFMAAAAKLEGSNQFVHSTSFYLVDEKGIVLQKYEGVSEPPYEQIVKDIESLQ; encoded by the coding sequence TTGAAACGTATATTATTTCTCCTCCTTTGCGTAATAGTTCTATCTGCGTGCTCTAAGGAAGAAAAGAAGGTGGAGAATGATTTTCCACTTCATATGAAAGTAGGCAATTTCGAAGGGATTAACCAAGCTGGTGAGGAGTTTTCTTTTTCTAAATTAAAGGGAAAAGTGTGGGTAGCTGACTTTATGTTTACCAATTGCGATACGGTCTGTTCTCCAATGACGGCAAACATGGCCGAATTGCAGCGTCATTTAGCAGCTGAAGATATAGATGCCCATCTTGTTTCTTTTAGTATAGACCCAGAAAATGATCAACCAGGGGTATTAAAGGAATATGCGAGTGGGGTAGGTGCTAATTTTTCGAATTGGGACCTTGTTACAGGCTATAAGCAGGAGTTCATTGAGAGCTTTGCAAATAAATCCTTTATGGCTGCAGCGGCTAAACTAGAAGGCTCGAATCAATTTGTTCATAGTACGTCGTTTTACTTAGTAGATGAAAAGGGAATTGTCCTCCAAAAATACGAAGGTGTTTCGGAGCCGCCTTATGAGCAGATTGTGAAGGATATAGAGTCCTTACAATAA
- a CDS encoding ABC transporter ATP-binding protein gives MFLHIDDVNKEFGNQSVTNTVLSNINLEIKEGEFVSILGPSGCGKSTLLSIVAGLTKPSSGEVFLNGEKITKPGRDRGMVFQQAALFPWMTVEENVMFALRKEMKKKEAREVAHQYLKMVQLSNYTKHSPHELSGGMQQRVSIARALSMNPKVLLMDEPFGALDEQTRSRLHLELEKIWIETRKTILFVTHSIRESIKLSDRIIVMGTRPGVVLEDIHVKIPRPRENHTQMVAKLEEKIMSLLQSEIDKVVKEELAYAANN, from the coding sequence ATGTTTCTTCATATAGACGATGTGAACAAAGAATTTGGAAATCAATCTGTGACTAATACGGTCCTTTCAAATATTAATCTTGAAATTAAGGAAGGAGAGTTTGTCTCTATCCTTGGACCTTCAGGTTGTGGAAAATCAACATTATTATCAATTGTAGCTGGTTTAACTAAACCTTCTAGTGGTGAGGTATTTCTGAACGGTGAGAAAATAACTAAGCCTGGAAGAGACCGCGGGATGGTATTCCAACAAGCAGCCCTTTTTCCTTGGATGACAGTAGAAGAGAATGTGATGTTTGCATTGCGAAAGGAAATGAAAAAGAAAGAGGCAAGGGAGGTTGCTCACCAGTACTTGAAAATGGTGCAACTAAGCAACTATACGAAGCATTCCCCACATGAGTTATCTGGTGGCATGCAGCAACGTGTATCCATTGCCAGAGCCTTATCAATGAATCCTAAGGTATTATTAATGGATGAACCGTTTGGAGCTCTTGACGAACAAACGCGATCAAGGCTACATCTTGAATTAGAAAAAATATGGATTGAAACGAGAAAAACTATTTTGTTTGTAACGCATAGTATACGTGAGTCTATCAAACTTTCAGACAGAATCATTGTTATGGGAACACGACCTGGTGTGGTACTAGAAGATATTCATGTGAAAATACCAAGGCCTCGAGAAAACCATACACAAATGGTAGCCAAATTAGAGGAAAAGATTATGAGTTTATTACAATCAGAGATTGATAAAGTGGTAAAAGAGGAATTAGCCTATGCAGCCAACAATTAA
- a CDS encoding aliphatic sulfonate ABC transporter substrate-binding protein, whose translation MKKQTAIISLVFLLLIGALAGCGSDQASSGASKEEKKVVIGYFPNIDHAPAMIAREKGYYEKELGDGVKVEYKTFPDGGAFMTALKTGEIDAGLVGPGPVMNNFTNGADVKIIAGASSGGTAIVASKKSGVNSVEDFNGKTFITPGVGCTHDVQMETFLQDFGISSARIGGTLKHVTGNPAQYAAMFESGKVDIAAVPEPWASQLVKEAGAKIIVDSKKISFGTTLPNTILVSSGKKIKADKNLIQKIVDAQNEAIAFIKDNPDEAKELTIKSIKESTKQELDKAIVDEAWENIRFTTDVNKDVIQDFANSSVELKFLKEKPDFASLIDSQFIN comes from the coding sequence ATGAAAAAACAAACAGCCATTATTAGCTTAGTATTCCTACTCCTAATCGGGGCATTAGCTGGGTGTGGATCAGATCAAGCAAGCTCAGGGGCAAGTAAAGAAGAGAAAAAGGTCGTAATAGGATATTTCCCTAACATTGACCATGCACCTGCCATGATAGCACGTGAAAAGGGCTACTATGAAAAAGAATTAGGGGATGGCGTGAAAGTGGAATACAAGACGTTCCCTGATGGCGGTGCTTTTATGACGGCACTGAAAACTGGAGAAATTGATGCAGGACTAGTTGGTCCAGGACCTGTTATGAATAACTTCACAAATGGTGCTGACGTAAAAATTATTGCTGGAGCATCTTCAGGTGGAACAGCGATTGTTGCCAGCAAGAAAAGCGGCGTTAATTCTGTAGAGGATTTCAATGGTAAAACTTTTATTACTCCAGGCGTAGGTTGTACGCATGATGTTCAAATGGAGACTTTCTTACAAGATTTCGGTATTTCTTCTGCTCGGATTGGTGGCACACTAAAGCATGTAACTGGAAATCCAGCACAATATGCGGCTATGTTTGAATCAGGGAAAGTGGATATCGCGGCTGTTCCTGAGCCATGGGCTTCACAGTTAGTAAAAGAAGCTGGTGCTAAAATTATCGTTGATAGCAAAAAGATTTCATTTGGAACAACATTACCGAATACAATTCTCGTATCAAGCGGCAAGAAAATTAAAGCGGACAAAAATCTTATTCAAAAGATTGTAGATGCACAAAATGAGGCGATTGCTTTTATTAAGGATAATCCTGATGAAGCAAAAGAGCTTACAATTAAGAGCATTAAAGAGAGCACAAAACAAGAACTAGATAAAGCTATCGTTGATGAGGCTTGGGAAAATATCCGATTTACAACTGATGTCAATAAAGATGTCATCCAAGACTTCGCTAACTCTTCTGTAGAGCTTAAGTTCTTGAAGGAAAAACCAGATTTTGCGTCATTAATTGATTCACAATTCATTAACTAA